A window of the Polaribacter batillariae genome harbors these coding sequences:
- a CDS encoding BamA/TamA family outer membrane protein: MLTKNYIFVDSVRNKNSDLEKYILQKPNARLLGLPLGLYFHNFGNHDKPKTPLEWGKENPKRYNFIKNVFSEKQSIAYANSLINLNNWFLDFDAPVIVSKTKVKRTGDNLWAYYKTQGYFKSKVDTVINRHKDKKATVEYHITKGSPTLLDTIKVKIESPVLDSIYKASGITSLLKTGDQYNDKTFRNEAANVVKLYRNNGIVNFSESALGFYVDSTRTDYKTNVEFLISGGRFEEKDGTYTNKEYKVHKVKEIKVITDYSYTQKDKKYLDSLTYKGVKFYGYNKIKYNPKYLAQSIFFKPGDVYKDTLRNLTRNHLKSLNNFKTTNLDFIPIGSTGDELKLNVYLSPKEKYTLAWDAELTHSNIREIGTLAKFSIIDRNAFRGAETLKLSFLGSYFNSSNGPGYELGSDVSLEIPRFVAPFGLNKLVPKAMSPKTRISMGASLQKNIGLDRQTITTGIDYKWNYTPKKTIQIEGFNLQYLANLNISQYFTIYGSEFDKIEVIKNNFFPNEKLEAASAEQFVVKALLDDNFANNNPVEYLTLFNIASRYRIITSNFIIPTISYSFTYNSQTNFKDNNFSFFKFKITNSGNVVGLLSTKRDDTGAKTIAGTPIAQYFKTDIEYKKFWELSEDAVIGFRSFFGLIIPYGKSDIPFSKSYFAGGSNDIRAWRSYNLGPGALPNVFEFNTGSLKFLTSLEYRFNILGDIKGALFVDAGNIWDVSGFLQDFEGADFTGLSSLKSIAVGSGFGIRYDLNFLVLRLDLGFKTYEPYLNENKWFENYNFRSAVYNIGINYPF, encoded by the coding sequence ATGCTAACGAAAAATTATATTTTTGTAGATAGTGTAAGAAATAAAAATAGCGATTTAGAGAAATACATTCTTCAAAAACCAAATGCGAGATTATTGGGTTTACCATTGGGTTTGTATTTTCATAACTTTGGAAATCACGATAAACCCAAAACACCATTAGAATGGGGAAAAGAAAATCCTAAAAGATATAATTTTATAAAAAATGTTTTTTCAGAAAAACAAAGTATCGCATATGCAAATTCTTTAATAAATTTAAATAATTGGTTTTTAGATTTCGACGCACCAGTAATTGTTAGTAAAACCAAAGTAAAAAGAACTGGAGACAATTTGTGGGCGTATTATAAAACACAAGGTTACTTTAAATCGAAGGTAGATACTGTAATTAATAGGCATAAAGATAAAAAAGCGACAGTAGAATACCATATCACAAAGGGCAGCCCCACTTTGTTAGATACCATTAAGGTAAAAATAGAATCTCCTGTTTTAGATTCTATTTACAAAGCTTCTGGAATAACTTCTTTACTAAAGACTGGAGACCAGTACAATGATAAAACTTTTAGAAACGAAGCTGCAAATGTTGTAAAGTTGTATAGAAACAACGGAATTGTTAATTTTTCGGAATCTGCTTTGGGTTTTTATGTAGATTCTACAAGAACAGATTACAAAACAAATGTCGAATTTTTAATTTCTGGTGGAAGATTCGAAGAAAAAGATGGCACTTATACCAATAAAGAATACAAGGTTCATAAGGTAAAAGAAATAAAAGTAATTACAGATTATTCTTATACTCAAAAAGACAAGAAATATTTAGACTCTTTAACTTATAAGGGAGTAAAGTTTTACGGATACAATAAAATAAAATACAACCCTAAATATTTAGCACAATCTATTTTTTTTAAACCAGGAGATGTTTATAAAGACACCCTTAGAAACTTAACAAGAAATCATTTAAAATCTTTAAATAATTTTAAAACTACAAACTTAGATTTTATACCCATTGGTAGTACTGGAGACGAATTAAAGCTAAATGTTTATTTGTCGCCAAAAGAAAAATATACACTCGCTTGGGATGCCGAATTAACACATTCTAATATTAGAGAAATAGGAACATTGGCCAAATTTTCTATTATCGATAGAAATGCATTTAGAGGAGCAGAAACTTTAAAACTCTCTTTTTTAGGTTCGTATTTTAATTCGAGTAATGGCCCTGGTTACGAGTTAGGTTCCGATGTTTCTTTAGAAATTCCAAGATTTGTAGCGCCTTTTGGTTTAAACAAATTAGTGCCCAAGGCAATGTCTCCCAAAACTAGAATTTCTATGGGAGCCAGTTTACAAAAAAATATAGGATTAGATAGGCAAACGATAACAACAGGAATCGATTATAAATGGAATTATACTCCCAAAAAAACAATTCAAATAGAAGGTTTTAACTTGCAATATTTAGCAAACTTAAATATTAGCCAGTATTTTACGATTTATGGTTCTGAATTTGATAAAATAGAAGTCATTAAAAACAACTTTTTTCCAAATGAAAAACTAGAAGCTGCATCTGCAGAGCAATTTGTAGTTAAGGCATTGTTAGATGATAATTTTGCGAATAACAACCCTGTAGAATATTTAACATTATTCAACATTGCTAGCAGGTATAGAATTATTACTTCTAATTTTATTATTCCTACAATTTCCTATTCGTTTACCTATAACTCTCAAACAAATTTTAAGGATAATAATTTTTCATTTTTTAAATTTAAAATAACAAATTCAGGAAATGTTGTGGGGCTTTTATCAACAAAAAGAGACGATACTGGCGCAAAAACAATCGCAGGAACTCCAATTGCACAATATTTTAAAACAGATATAGAATATAAGAAATTTTGGGAATTATCGGAAGATGCTGTAATAGGTTTTAGATCTTTCTTTGGTTTAATTATTCCTTATGGAAAATCAGATATTCCTTTTTCTAAAAGTTATTTTGCAGGAGGTTCAAACGACATAAGAGCATGGAGAAGTTATAATTTAGGGCCAGGTGCTTTACCGAATGTATTTGAATTTAATACAGGAAGCTTAAAGTTTTTAACGAGTTTAGAATATCGTTTTAACATTCTTGGAGATATAAAAGGAGCCTTGTTTGTAGATGCAGGTAATATTTGGGACGTTTCGGGTTTTTTACAAGATTTTGAAGGGGCAGATTTTACAGGGCTTTCTTCTTTAAAAAGTATTGCTGTAGGTTCTGGATTTGGAATACGATACGATTTAAATTTCTTGGTTTTAAGACTCGATTTAGGATTTAAAACCTACGAACCTTACTTAAATGAAAATAAATGGTTCGAAAACTATAACTTTAGAAGCGCCGTTTATAATATTGGAATAAACTATCCTTTTTAA
- a CDS encoding porin family protein has translation MSKRNLLFCFFLLVSISFFAQKERVEYLPSFDKRPLHYGFYLGVNQNDFKLNLRESTIANANITVEPTVGFNVGLIADLRLHKNLNLRLEPGLVSNSKKIYFNHLPTEQDSVREASSTYLHVPLVFKFSTDRYHNIRPYLLGGISYDYNFSSNEKNQDDNSAGQFRMKTHNFMYEVGIGVDIYLYFFKFSPSIRGVFAINNEIKYDNDPESRWTAPINFMGTRGIFLNFAFE, from the coding sequence ATGAGTAAAAGAAACCTACTTTTTTGTTTTTTTCTATTAGTTAGTATTTCGTTTTTTGCACAGAAAGAACGCGTAGAATATTTGCCTTCATTCGATAAACGACCTTTGCATTATGGTTTTTATCTAGGTGTAAATCAAAATGATTTTAAACTAAACTTAAGAGAAAGTACAATTGCGAATGCAAACATAACTGTAGAACCAACTGTAGGTTTTAATGTGGGTTTAATTGCAGATTTACGTTTGCATAAAAACTTAAATTTGCGCTTAGAGCCAGGTTTGGTTAGCAATTCTAAAAAGATTTATTTTAATCATTTACCAACAGAACAAGATAGTGTTAGAGAAGCCAGTTCTACCTATTTACATGTTCCTTTGGTTTTTAAATTTAGTACAGACAGGTATCATAATATTCGACCGTATTTATTAGGAGGCATTTCTTACGACTATAATTTTTCGAGTAACGAAAAAAATCAAGATGATAACTCTGCAGGGCAATTTCGTATGAAAACACATAACTTTATGTACGAAGTAGGTATTGGAGTGGACATTTACCTCTATTTCTTTAAGTTTTCTCCATCAATACGTGGTGTTTTTGCCATTAACAACGAAATTAAATATGATAACGATCCCGAAAGTAGGTGGACAGCACCAATAAACTTTATGGGAACTCGTGGTATTTTCTTAAATTTTGCTTTCGAGTAA
- the ubiE gene encoding bifunctional demethylmenaquinone methyltransferase/2-methoxy-6-polyprenyl-1,4-benzoquinol methylase UbiE, with product MSAEKINPYKNSKLGKKEQVTQMFDNISKNYDGLNRVISLGIDIKWRKKVVEIVGKNHPKQILDIATGTGDLALMMADLKPDRIVGLDISAGMLEVGKQKIAKAKLSNKIEMMVGDSEDMPFEDATFDAITVSFGVRNFANLAKGIKEIARVLKPNGVLVILETSNPTKFPFKQGYKLYTNLFLPIVGKLFSKDKVAYSYLSESANSFPFGAAFNNILQKNGFTHTEDNPVTFGVATIYTARK from the coding sequence ATGTCTGCAGAAAAAATAAATCCATATAAAAATTCTAAGTTAGGTAAAAAAGAACAAGTTACCCAAATGTTCGATAACATCTCTAAAAATTACGATGGCTTAAACCGTGTAATTTCTTTAGGGATTGATATAAAATGGCGTAAAAAAGTGGTAGAAATTGTGGGTAAAAACCATCCAAAACAAATTTTAGACATTGCCACAGGTACAGGAGATTTAGCGCTAATGATGGCCGATTTAAAGCCTGATAGAATTGTAGGTTTAGATATTTCTGCAGGAATGCTAGAAGTTGGCAAACAAAAAATAGCCAAAGCAAAACTTTCCAATAAAATAGAAATGATGGTGGGCGATTCCGAAGATATGCCTTTCGAAGATGCAACTTTCGATGCTATTACAGTTTCCTTTGGTGTTCGTAATTTTGCGAATTTAGCTAAAGGAATTAAAGAAATTGCCCGAGTTTTAAAACCAAATGGAGTTTTGGTGATTTTAGAAACGTCAAACCCTACTAAATTTCCTTTTAAACAAGGGTACAAGCTATATACAAACTTATTTTTACCTATCGTTGGAAAACTGTTTTCGAAAGACAAGGTTGCGTATTCTTATCTATCGGAATCTGCGAATTCTTTTCCTTTCGGAGCAGCGTTCAACAATATTTTGCAAAAAAATGGGTTTACACATACAGAAGATAATCCTGTAACCTTTGGTGTTGCAACAATTTACACAGCACGTAAGTAA
- the proS gene encoding proline--tRNA ligase, with protein MSKHLTKRGEDYSKWYNELVVKADLAENSAVRGCMVIKPYGFAIWEKMQAELDRMFKETGHQNAYFPLFVPKSLFEAEEKNAEGFAKECAVVTHYRLQNDPDNVGKLRVDPEAKLEEELVVRPTSEAIIWNTYKGWIESYRDLPLLINQWANVVRWEMRTRLFLRTAEFLWQEGHTAHATRTEAIIEAKQMQKVYATFAENFMAMPVVKGYKSNSERFAGAEDTYTIEALMQDGKALQAGTSHFLGQNFAKAFDVKFTSKEGKQEHVWATSWGVSTRLIGGLIMTHSDDNGLVLPPKLAPIQVVIVPIYKGEDQLNAISEKVAVFVKEFREKGISVKFDNRDTFRPGAKFAEYELKGVPVRIAFGGRDLENNTVEVARRDTFEKQTISQNTVVDFVCNLLEEIQENLFQRAFDYRTEHTTEVNDFKEFKKVIKNKGGFVSAHWDGTEETENKIKEYTKATIRCIPNDAKEESGVCVFSGKPSTKRVLFAKAY; from the coding sequence ATGAGTAAACATTTAACAAAACGAGGAGAAGATTATTCCAAATGGTATAACGAATTAGTTGTAAAAGCAGATCTTGCAGAAAACTCTGCAGTTAGAGGTTGTATGGTTATAAAACCTTATGGATTTGCGATTTGGGAAAAAATGCAAGCAGAATTAGATAGAATGTTTAAAGAAACAGGGCATCAAAATGCTTATTTCCCTTTATTTGTTCCAAAAAGTTTATTTGAAGCTGAAGAAAAAAATGCAGAAGGTTTTGCAAAAGAATGTGCAGTGGTAACTCATTATCGTTTACAAAACGACCCAGATAATGTTGGTAAATTACGTGTAGATCCAGAAGCAAAATTAGAAGAAGAATTAGTGGTTAGACCAACTTCTGAAGCTATTATTTGGAATACCTATAAAGGATGGATTGAATCGTACAGAGATTTACCTTTGCTAATAAACCAGTGGGCAAATGTAGTTCGCTGGGAAATGCGTACGCGCTTATTTTTAAGAACTGCAGAATTTTTATGGCAAGAAGGCCATACTGCACATGCCACAAGAACAGAAGCAATTATTGAAGCGAAACAAATGCAAAAAGTATATGCAACTTTTGCAGAAAACTTTATGGCAATGCCGGTTGTAAAAGGTTATAAGTCTAACAGTGAGCGTTTTGCAGGAGCAGAAGATACTTATACGATTGAAGCTTTAATGCAAGATGGAAAAGCACTACAGGCTGGAACAAGCCACTTTTTAGGACAAAACTTCGCCAAAGCTTTTGATGTAAAATTTACTTCTAAAGAAGGAAAACAAGAACATGTTTGGGCAACTTCTTGGGGCGTTTCTACACGTTTGATTGGTGGTTTAATTATGACACATTCAGACGACAATGGCTTGGTTTTACCCCCAAAATTGGCTCCAATACAAGTTGTAATTGTGCCTATATATAAAGGAGAAGATCAATTAAATGCAATTTCAGAAAAAGTAGCTGTATTTGTAAAGGAATTTCGTGAAAAAGGAATTTCAGTTAAATTCGATAATAGAGATACGTTTAGGCCAGGCGCAAAGTTTGCTGAATACGAACTAAAAGGAGTTCCTGTAAGAATTGCTTTTGGCGGAAGAGATTTAGAAAATAACACAGTAGAAGTTGCTAGAAGAGATACTTTCGAGAAACAAACAATTTCGCAAAACACGGTTGTGGACTTTGTTTGTAATTTATTAGAAGAAATACAAGAAAATCTATTTCAAAGAGCTTTCGATTATAGAACGGAACATACCACAGAGGTAAACGACTTTAAAGAATTTAAAAAAGTAATAAAAAATAAAGGAGGTTTTGTTTCTGCACATTGGGATGGAACAGAAGAAACCGAAAATAAAATTAAAGAATACACAAAAGCGACCATTCGTTGTATTCCAAATGATGCAAAAGAAGAATCTGGAGTTTGTGTTTTTAGTGGAAAACCATCCACAAAAAGAGTGCTTTTTGCAAAAGCGTATTAA
- a CDS encoding TrmH family RNA methyltransferase: MSISKNQLKLITSLSQKKYRQKHKLFIAEGIKVVNELLNSSFEVATIFCTDDFDCNLSDEKIVRILETDLKKISNLKTPNKVLGIFKIPKEKQLANKGLIIALDAINDPGNLGTIIRLCDWFGVTQLVCSKDTVDCYNAKVVQASMGSLTRISIYYLELKTYLATTKLPTFIADMSGNNVYKTILPAESVLIMGNEANGVSKEVRKLVSNKISIPRFGKSQETESLNVATATAILLSEFSRFKV; encoded by the coding sequence TTGAGTATTTCAAAAAATCAACTTAAACTAATAACAAGTTTATCTCAAAAAAAGTATCGCCAAAAGCATAAATTATTTATTGCTGAAGGAATAAAAGTAGTAAACGAACTTTTAAACTCTTCTTTCGAAGTAGCTACTATTTTTTGTACAGATGATTTTGATTGTAATCTTTCTGATGAAAAAATCGTTCGAATTTTAGAGACCGATTTAAAAAAAATAAGCAATTTAAAAACGCCTAATAAAGTTTTAGGAATTTTTAAAATTCCCAAAGAAAAACAACTTGCCAATAAAGGATTAATAATTGCTTTAGATGCAATAAACGACCCTGGAAATTTAGGTACTATAATTCGTTTATGCGATTGGTTTGGCGTAACACAATTGGTATGTTCTAAAGACACTGTAGATTGTTATAATGCAAAAGTTGTGCAAGCTTCTATGGGTTCTTTAACAAGAATTTCTATTTATTATTTAGAACTAAAAACGTATTTAGCAACAACAAAATTACCCACATTTATAGCAGATATGAGTGGTAATAATGTATATAAAACCATTTTACCAGCAGAAAGTGTTTTAATTATGGGAAATGAAGCAAATGGAGTTTCGAAAGAAGTAAGAAAACTGGTTTCTAATAAAATTTCTATTCCACGTTTTGGCAAAAGTCAAGAAACAGAAAGTTTAAATGTAGCAACTGCAACAGCAATTTTGCTAAGTGAGTTTTCTAGGTTTAAGGTTTAA
- a CDS encoding OmpP1/FadL family transporter, which produces MKKIITLATLFAVTLTSYAQSLNYQELALLFSQDDANGTARFTSMGGAFGALGGDISSININPAGLAVFNNSSFAGTLNSRNTEIQSTFYGNTVNNQDQFFNFSQAGAVLVFESAYKSDWNKFAIGFNYRLSKDFNDNFIIEGNSEVPTFRDFPLDNNNPTIDYNVSDENQRFINNYKGGLDEINLAFSSVYQNRLYVGAGFNFYNLNFSQQSNLLEFNSDGNGNTLDANFYQENFTSGSGISLNAGFIYKANQNFRFGLSYQTPTWFTEIIEDTNIVDNDGFEGDTEITVSNDPNNIYNNTAGDNFLNQSLIYRLKTPSKLTASAAVVFGKSGLFSFDYINRNYSNMKLSNGDFSGENTFFENELKSTNSFNMGAEWRFDKLSVRGGYRFEENPNKAALDSDNISGYSFGAGYNFGNFKVDFAYSNNNRTSFYDVYPQFVAQINTADLSIDNRIFTATVSLSL; this is translated from the coding sequence ATGAAAAAAATAATAACACTTGCGACGTTGTTCGCAGTAACTTTAACGTCTTATGCTCAATCTTTAAATTATCAAGAATTAGCATTGCTTTTCTCGCAAGATGATGCTAACGGAACTGCACGTTTTACGTCTATGGGAGGTGCTTTTGGAGCATTAGGTGGCGATATTTCTTCTATAAATATCAATCCAGCAGGTTTGGCCGTTTTTAATAACAGTTCGTTTGCAGGTACATTAAATAGTAGAAATACAGAAATACAATCTACTTTTTACGGGAACACCGTAAACAATCAAGATCAGTTTTTTAACTTTTCTCAAGCGGGTGCAGTTTTGGTTTTTGAGAGTGCTTACAAATCTGATTGGAATAAATTTGCAATTGGTTTTAACTATAGACTTTCTAAAGATTTTAACGACAATTTTATTATTGAAGGGAATAGTGAAGTACCAACATTTAGAGATTTTCCTTTAGATAATAACAACCCTACAATAGATTATAATGTTTCAGACGAAAATCAAAGATTTATAAACAATTATAAAGGAGGATTGGATGAAATTAATTTGGCATTTTCATCTGTATATCAAAACAGATTGTACGTAGGTGCTGGATTTAATTTTTACAATCTTAATTTTAGTCAGCAATCTAATTTATTAGAGTTTAATAGCGATGGAAATGGAAACACATTAGACGCGAACTTCTATCAAGAAAACTTTACATCAGGTTCTGGAATTTCTTTAAACGCAGGTTTTATCTACAAGGCAAACCAAAATTTTAGATTCGGTTTGTCTTACCAAACGCCAACTTGGTTTACAGAAATTATAGAAGATACTAATATTGTAGATAATGATGGTTTTGAAGGGGATACAGAAATTACCGTTAGTAATGACCCAAATAATATTTACAACAACACTGCTGGAGATAATTTTCTAAACCAAAGTTTAATTTATAGATTAAAAACACCGAGTAAATTAACAGCAAGTGCTGCTGTGGTATTTGGTAAAAGTGGTTTGTTTAGTTTCGATTATATCAATAGAAATTATTCGAATATGAAATTATCAAATGGAGATTTTTCAGGAGAAAATACATTTTTCGAAAATGAATTAAAAAGCACCAATTCTTTTAACATGGGTGCAGAATGGCGATTTGATAAATTAAGTGTTAGAGGAGGTTATAGGTTCGAAGAAAACCCAAATAAAGCAGCATTAGATTCCGACAATATTAGTGGTTATTCTTTTGGAGCTGGTTATAATTTTGGGAACTTTAAAGTAGATTTTGCTTACAGTAACAATAACAGAACCTCTTTTTACGATGTTTACCCACAGTTTGTAGCGCAAATAAATACAGCAGATTTAAGTATAGACAATAGAATTTTTACAGCAACAGTTTCCCTAAGTCTGTAA
- a CDS encoding IS630 family transposase, with translation MKKTRKPKWFLKNLENTFKLFRTKLNKNNFESVNLFFQDESRFGLIIKQKRVITAKGVKPIAKYKHSYQSKWLWGSFSPITGESFCMLTDTVCKDFFIEYLTDLSACNPLELKIVIIDNAAFHATKDVKLPDNIILLPIPAYCPELNPAEKVWQYLKSKIAMKIYDTLEILESKIEHLVYQMDNNTIKSITGYEFYLKSFYNVFNV, from the coding sequence ATAAAAAAGACCCGAAAGCCGAAATGGTTTTTAAAAAACCTAGAAAACACTTTTAAATTATTTAGAACAAAACTAAATAAAAATAACTTTGAATCGGTCAATTTATTTTTTCAAGATGAATCTCGTTTTGGATTAATAATCAAACAAAAAAGAGTCATTACAGCTAAAGGCGTTAAACCTATAGCAAAATACAAACATAGTTATCAGAGTAAATGGCTATGGGGAAGTTTTTCACCCATTACCGGTGAGAGTTTCTGCATGCTAACAGATACTGTGTGTAAAGACTTTTTTATTGAGTATTTAACAGACTTAAGTGCCTGTAATCCTTTGGAACTAAAAATTGTAATTATTGACAATGCAGCTTTCCACGCTACTAAAGATGTAAAATTGCCTGATAATATTATTTTATTACCTATCCCTGCATATTGCCCTGAACTAAATCCAGCTGAAAAAGTTTGGCAATACCTTAAAAGTAAAATCGCAATGAAAATTTATGACACTTTAGAGATACTAGAATCCAAAATAGAGCACCTAGTTTATCAAATGGATAATAATACCATTAAGTCTATAACCGGATATGAATTTTATCTAAAATCTTTTTATAACGTTTTTAATGTTTAA
- a CDS encoding helix-turn-helix domain-containing protein, which yields MLYYIKSGKYIYRNAIAKKLGRRPTTIGNWIKDYETGGLSNLLEIHSGGNNTVHISDRAKAYISKTLSNSDTTITSYIELQAHIAEDLSEMINYGALYAHCRRKHKSKLKVSRKSHYKKDPKAEMVFKKPRKHF from the coding sequence ATGTTATACTACATAAAGTCCGGGAAATACATCTATCGTAATGCGATCGCAAAGAAGCTTGGCAGACGTCCAACCACCATAGGCAATTGGATTAAAGACTATGAAACAGGAGGCCTTTCAAATTTATTAGAAATACATAGCGGAGGTAATAATACCGTTCATATTTCTGATAGAGCAAAAGCCTATATCTCCAAGACATTATCCAATAGCGATACCACCATAACTTCCTATATAGAGTTACAAGCTCATATAGCCGAAGATTTATCAGAGATGATAAATTATGGTGCACTTTATGCACATTGTAGGCGAAAACATAAGTCTAAGCTAAAAGTATCAAGAAAGTCACACTATAAAAAAGACCCGAAAGCCGAAATGGTTTTTAAAAAACCTAGAAAACACTTTTAA
- a CDS encoding NifU family protein, with product MSNIKITIQETTNNTIIKYNSSSILINGGSYEFNNIDEAKNSPLAQQLFYLPFVKKVFITANFIAIQRFDILEWKDVQEEVKEQIETFLNAGNAVVNEERTSKKEAVEVYAEVTPNPSVMKFGTNKALTQTDVEFKNIDEASESSPLALAIFNFPFVKEVFISDNYVSITKYDMVEWNEVYGEVRTFIREYLADGKTIIKELPREEIVAEGTKELIPEVKLEGVSAQIVNILDEYIKPAVAGDGGNIAFRSYDEENKVVSVILQGACSGCPSSTATLKNGIENLLKEMLPNQINEVVAING from the coding sequence ATGTCAAACATCAAAATTACCATACAAGAAACAACTAACAATACCATTATAAAATATAACAGTAGCAGTATTTTAATAAATGGAGGCAGTTACGAATTTAACAATATAGACGAAGCTAAAAACTCGCCTTTAGCACAACAATTATTTTATTTACCATTCGTAAAAAAAGTATTTATTACAGCTAATTTTATTGCAATACAACGTTTCGATATTTTAGAGTGGAAAGACGTACAAGAAGAAGTAAAAGAGCAGATAGAAACTTTTTTAAATGCTGGAAACGCAGTGGTAAACGAAGAAAGAACTTCTAAAAAAGAGGCTGTTGAAGTATATGCAGAAGTAACTCCCAACCCATCTGTAATGAAATTTGGCACCAACAAAGCGTTAACACAAACAGATGTTGAGTTTAAAAATATAGACGAGGCAAGCGAATCGTCTCCATTGGCTTTGGCAATTTTTAATTTTCCCTTCGTAAAAGAAGTTTTTATCTCCGACAATTATGTTTCAATTACCAAATACGATATGGTAGAATGGAATGAGGTGTATGGTGAGGTAAGAACGTTTATACGCGAATATTTAGCAGACGGAAAAACAATTATTAAAGAATTACCAAGAGAAGAAATTGTTGCAGAAGGAACAAAAGAATTAATTCCGGAAGTAAAATTAGAAGGTGTTTCTGCCCAAATTGTAAATATTTTAGATGAATACATAAAACCAGCAGTTGCAGGAGATGGAGGTAATATTGCTTTTCGATCTTATGACGAAGAGAATAAAGTAGTAAGTGTAATTTTACAAGGCGCATGTAGTGGTTGCCCATCTTCTACAGCAACTTTAAAAAACGGAATCGAGAATTTACTAAAAGAAATGCTACCAAATCAAATTAACGAGGTTGTAGCTATAAATGGGTAA
- the rpsT gene encoding 30S ribosomal protein S20: MANHKSALKRIRSNEAKRLRNKYQHKTTRNAVRDLRATEDKKEAASNLSKVISMLDKLAKKNIIHKNKAANLKSKLTKHVAAL; the protein is encoded by the coding sequence ATGGCAAATCATAAGTCAGCATTAAAAAGAATTAGAAGTAACGAAGCGAAAAGGTTGCGTAACAAATATCAGCATAAAACTACTCGTAATGCGGTTAGAGATTTACGTGCAACTGAAGACAAAAAAGAAGCTGCATCTAATTTAAGTAAAGTTATTTCTATGTTAGACAAACTAGCTAAGAAAAATATCATTCACAAAAATAAAGCAGCAAATTTAAAATCTAAATTAACAAAGCACGTAGCTGCATTGTAA